In Thiospirochaeta perfilievii, a single window of DNA contains:
- a CDS encoding late competence development ComFB family protein, whose protein sequence is MQIYNITKERVTDLVNKAFDSSDKPKDLCLCYQCRLDVMCYVLNRAKPIYVLSERGIAHLKDNYSNSLQEIADLTRLVANGIDLVAKAKRAHHLEPYDSQIDEAPAYFNFPTITGTILSGETFAPVEASVTLLLDNKVVKMRDSKWINPIKLSTSINENYLFWPKTQPAEKVGEIKTFLLQLSIEAKGYETTPHFFELTLTSEKNINDHFQAHNTYTCSNILLFKKD, encoded by the coding sequence ATGCAGATTTACAACATAACAAAAGAGAGGGTAACTGATCTAGTTAATAAGGCTTTTGATTCCAGTGATAAACCTAAGGATTTATGCCTATGTTATCAATGCAGACTTGATGTTATGTGCTATGTATTAAATAGAGCAAAACCAATTTATGTACTTTCAGAACGGGGAATAGCCCATTTAAAAGACAATTATTCAAATTCTCTACAGGAGATAGCAGATCTTACTCGATTAGTAGCAAATGGGATTGATCTAGTTGCAAAGGCAAAGAGAGCCCACCACCTAGAACCATATGATTCACAAATAGATGAGGCCCCAGCATATTTTAATTTCCCAACAATTACAGGGACAATATTATCAGGGGAGACATTCGCTCCAGTTGAAGCATCTGTAACCCTACTTCTAGATAATAAAGTTGTGAAAATGAGGGATAGTAAGTGGATAAATCCAATTAAACTCTCTACTTCAATAAATGAGAATTATCTATTTTGGCCTAAGACACAGCCCGCAGAAAAGGTTGGTGAGATTAAAACATTTTTATTACAACTTAGTATTGAAGCTAAAGGTTATGAAACAACACCACACTTTTTTGAATTAACATTAACTTCTGAAAAAAATATAAATGATCATTTCCAAGCCCATAATACCTATACATGTAGCAATATTCTTCTATTTAAAAAAGATTAG
- the mutL gene encoding DNA mismatch repair endonuclease MutL yields the protein MKPVKKLNDLVAKKIAAGEVIDRPYSVVRELLDNSIDAGSSDISIYVENGGVTNIRVVDNGSGMSREDLSLCYLPHATSKIETEDDLLSLKSLGFRGEALSSISTCTKLSIVSKKQGEEAYKLIVHGGEFLSLNEFRGSVGSIINASDLFYSIPARRKFLKKASAETTLCKNTFLEKAIPFPNINFKFYKDDKLELFLPKSTLKERVINSFKNKFNSSLLEEVSCEGEGFKIQAVLGRPELHRKDRKYMHVYTNKRRITEFAFIQALQYGYNEVLPGGNYPIAFIFIDVDPSLIDFNIHPAKKEAKFNNLQTIHHRLVELVKSFLSQYHYNMLTSHKSSAPIVKELIDSKRDYNYTKNIPVKNDVVYKEKFDSFLENPPTFKSHQELRDEVTNNNNSRSYKYLGQIMDVFLLVERDNTLYVIDQHATHERILYNKLTSQKVNSQDLLLPIEFEVTNEDINLIEKNLDTYLELGIKVAKLDDDTYKITALPSFCKLLDSEIIDFIKSKKGAKADIQRDLYDTLACRSAIKEGDPIDPVAARELIDAAFQLDQARCPHGRPIWFELTKKELYELVGRI from the coding sequence ATGAAACCAGTAAAAAAATTAAACGACCTAGTAGCAAAGAAAATAGCTGCAGGAGAAGTTATAGATAGACCATATTCGGTAGTTAGAGAGCTTTTAGATAACTCTATTGATGCAGGTAGTAGCGACATCTCTATATATGTTGAAAATGGTGGAGTTACAAATATAAGAGTAGTTGATAATGGTTCTGGAATGAGTCGAGAGGATCTCTCCCTCTGCTACCTACCCCACGCAACAAGTAAAATAGAGACTGAGGATGATCTATTATCCCTTAAGAGTCTTGGATTCAGGGGTGAGGCGCTCTCTAGTATATCAACCTGTACAAAATTAAGCATAGTAAGTAAAAAACAGGGGGAGGAAGCATATAAACTGATTGTTCATGGAGGAGAGTTTCTATCCCTTAACGAGTTTAGAGGTTCAGTTGGGTCTATAATAAACGCTTCAGACCTATTTTACTCAATCCCTGCAAGACGTAAGTTTTTAAAAAAAGCATCTGCTGAGACAACACTTTGTAAAAATACCTTTCTAGAGAAGGCTATCCCCTTCCCAAATATTAACTTTAAATTCTATAAGGATGACAAACTTGAACTTTTTCTACCTAAATCAACCCTTAAAGAGAGGGTAATTAATAGTTTCAAAAATAAGTTTAACTCATCCTTATTAGAGGAGGTATCCTGTGAAGGGGAAGGTTTTAAAATTCAAGCCGTATTAGGAAGACCTGAACTCCACAGAAAAGATAGGAAGTATATGCATGTATATACAAATAAGAGACGTATAACCGAATTCGCCTTTATTCAAGCCTTACAGTATGGTTATAACGAAGTATTACCAGGAGGGAACTACCCTATTGCATTTATCTTTATAGATGTGGATCCATCTTTAATTGACTTTAATATCCACCCTGCTAAAAAAGAGGCTAAGTTTAATAATCTTCAGACAATACATCATAGGCTAGTTGAATTGGTAAAGTCATTTTTAAGTCAGTACCACTATAATATGTTAACTTCCCATAAATCATCTGCACCAATAGTAAAGGAATTAATAGATTCTAAACGGGATTATAACTATACAAAAAATATCCCAGTTAAAAATGATGTGGTATATAAGGAGAAATTTGATTCATTTCTAGAAAATCCTCCTACTTTTAAAAGCCACCAAGAGCTAAGGGATGAGGTAACTAATAATAACAACTCTAGAAGTTATAAATATTTAGGTCAAATAATGGATGTTTTTCTACTAGTAGAGAGGGATAACACCCTCTATGTAATAGACCAACACGCAACCCATGAAAGGATTCTTTACAATAAACTAACTAGTCAAAAAGTTAACTCACAAGATCTTCTTCTACCAATAGAATTTGAAGTTACAAATGAGGATATAAACCTTATAGAAAAGAATTTAGATACATATTTAGAACTTGGGATTAAAGTAGCAAAATTAGACGATGATACCTATAAAATTACCGCTCTACCAAGCTTTTGTAAGTTACTAGATTCTGAAATAATAGACTTTATAAAGAGTAAAAAGGGTGCAAAGGCAGATATACAAAGAGACCTATATGATACTTTAGCCTGTCGAAGTGCAATTAAAGAGGGAGACCCAATAGATCCTGTTGCAGCAAGGGAGTTAATCGATGCTGCTTTTCAACTGGATCAAGCTAGATGTCCCCACGGTAGGCCTATATGGTTTGAACTAACAAAAAAGGAGTTATACGAGTTGGTTGGTAGAATTTAA
- the ppdK gene encoding pyruvate, phosphate dikinase has protein sequence MDKKNVYFFGSGKAEGSTSMKNLLGGKGANLAEMTNLNIPVPPGFTISTKVCKIYSEKNHSYPEDVKKEIESNIVKLEKETNKKFGDPKDPLLVSVRSGAAISMPGMMDTVLNLGLNSTSVVALGQISGNPRFAWDSYRRFIQMFGDVVMGVSHSLFEDKLTSIKNFHNYDLDTELNVDDLKELVNLYKEVYKDNTGESFPEDPLVQLWAAIGAVFGSWNNERAVKYRTINKIDGLIGTAVNVQSMVFGNFGDDSGTGVCFSRDPATGDNYFYGEYLMNAQGEDVVAGIRTPQKLSTLESENPQLYKELLDVKQTLENHYKDMQDMEFTIERGKLFLLQTRNGKRTGQAAVKVAVDLVSEGLIDKETAIMRVTPDQLDQLLHPMIDPTTLNSLKAVATGLNASPGAACGEIVFTPEDAEAKALEGRNVLLVRRETSPEDIGGMNAAEGILTATGGMTSHAAVVARGMGKPCVAGCKAVEISGKAMKIGNNYFKEGDTITIDGSSGNVYSGKCILVYPKLTDQLEIFLKWSDEVRESATRDGVKKGFDVRANADLPEDAKRAREFGAVGIGLCRTEHMFFDEAKLEHFRRMIVADSLSERVEALETIKDLQISDFKGIFKVMDGLPVTIRLLDPPLHEFVPGDEFDSLAKMLHKDVSELKLRIESLKEQNPMLGHRGCRLGITYPEIYDMQIEAIIRGAIFCQREGIKVFPEIMIPLVGTVNELKILRERSEIIITRLFDELKDSVPYKIGTMIEIPRAALTADKIAEYADFFSFGTNDLTQMTFGYSRDDVGSFVPEYLSKKILQNDPFQVLDEEGVGQLVITAVNKGRSVKSDLKMSICGEHGGEAKSIDFVYRSGLNLVSCSPFRVPLARLAGAQSVIRNRT, from the coding sequence ATGGACAAAAAAAACGTTTACTTTTTTGGTAGTGGTAAAGCAGAAGGCTCAACATCTATGAAAAATTTACTTGGGGGAAAGGGCGCAAACCTGGCAGAGATGACCAATTTAAATATCCCTGTCCCTCCTGGTTTCACAATATCTACAAAGGTTTGTAAAATATATTCAGAGAAAAATCACTCTTATCCTGAAGATGTAAAAAAAGAGATAGAATCAAATATTGTAAAACTAGAAAAAGAGACAAATAAGAAGTTTGGCGACCCTAAGGATCCTCTTCTAGTCTCTGTGCGTTCTGGAGCAGCTATCTCAATGCCAGGAATGATGGATACAGTTCTTAATCTAGGTTTAAACTCAACATCTGTAGTTGCACTAGGCCAGATAAGTGGTAATCCACGTTTTGCATGGGACTCCTACCGAAGGTTTATTCAGATGTTTGGAGATGTTGTAATGGGTGTCTCCCACTCCCTCTTCGAAGATAAATTAACATCAATTAAAAACTTTCATAATTATGATCTAGACACAGAATTAAATGTAGATGACTTAAAAGAGTTGGTAAATCTCTATAAGGAAGTTTATAAAGATAATACGGGAGAGAGTTTTCCCGAAGACCCTTTGGTGCAATTATGGGCTGCAATTGGAGCTGTTTTTGGATCATGGAATAATGAGAGGGCGGTTAAATATAGAACTATAAATAAGATAGATGGTTTAATTGGTACCGCTGTTAATGTTCAATCAATGGTTTTTGGAAATTTTGGTGATGATTCCGGTACTGGTGTATGTTTTTCAAGGGATCCAGCTACAGGAGATAACTACTTTTATGGTGAGTATCTAATGAATGCCCAGGGAGAGGATGTTGTTGCAGGGATTAGAACACCTCAGAAACTAAGCACATTAGAGAGTGAAAACCCCCAGTTATATAAAGAGTTATTAGATGTTAAACAGACACTGGAGAATCACTATAAAGATATGCAGGATATGGAGTTTACCATAGAGAGGGGGAAACTCTTTCTCCTTCAAACTAGAAATGGAAAGAGAACAGGTCAGGCAGCTGTTAAAGTAGCTGTTGATCTTGTTTCAGAGGGTCTAATAGATAAAGAGACTGCAATTATGCGTGTAACTCCAGATCAGTTAGATCAACTTCTACATCCAATGATTGATCCAACTACACTAAACTCCTTAAAAGCTGTTGCAACAGGTCTTAATGCTTCTCCTGGAGCTGCATGTGGAGAAATTGTATTCACTCCAGAGGATGCAGAGGCAAAGGCTCTAGAGGGGCGTAATGTCCTATTGGTAAGAAGAGAGACATCCCCAGAAGATATTGGAGGGATGAATGCTGCAGAGGGTATATTAACAGCTACAGGCGGTATGACAAGTCACGCTGCTGTTGTTGCAAGGGGAATGGGAAAACCCTGTGTCGCCGGTTGTAAAGCTGTTGAGATATCAGGTAAAGCGATGAAGATAGGTAATAACTATTTTAAAGAGGGGGATACAATAACAATCGATGGTAGTAGTGGAAATGTTTATAGTGGAAAATGTATTTTAGTATACCCTAAATTAACTGACCAGTTAGAGATATTTTTAAAATGGAGTGATGAAGTAAGAGAGAGTGCAACTAGGGATGGAGTTAAAAAAGGTTTTGATGTTAGAGCAAACGCTGACCTTCCGGAGGATGCAAAAAGAGCTAGAGAGTTTGGTGCAGTAGGTATTGGACTTTGCCGTACTGAGCATATGTTTTTTGACGAGGCTAAACTTGAACACTTTAGAAGAATGATTGTAGCTGATAGCCTTAGTGAGAGGGTTGAAGCCCTTGAAACAATTAAAGATCTACAGATCTCAGACTTTAAGGGAATTTTTAAGGTTATGGATGGACTCCCAGTAACTATTAGGTTATTAGACCCTCCATTACATGAGTTTGTACCTGGCGATGAGTTTGATAGTCTAGCTAAAATGCTACATAAAGATGTATCAGAACTGAAGTTAAGAATTGAGTCTCTAAAAGAGCAAAATCCAATGCTTGGACATCGAGGTTGTAGGTTAGGTATAACTTATCCTGAGATATATGATATGCAGATAGAGGCTATTATTCGTGGTGCAATCTTTTGTCAAAGGGAGGGTATTAAAGTATTCCCAGAGATAATGATACCCCTTGTAGGGACTGTTAATGAGCTAAAAATTCTACGTGAAAGATCAGAAATTATAATTACTAGACTTTTTGATGAGTTAAAAGATAGTGTTCCCTATAAAATTGGAACAATGATAGAGATCCCAAGGGCAGCATTAACCGCTGATAAAATTGCAGAATATGCTGACTTTTTCTCCTTTGGTACAAATGATCTAACCCAAATGACATTTGGTTACTCAAGGGATGATGTAGGCTCCTTTGTTCCTGAGTATTTAAGTAAAAAGATACTACAGAACGATCCATTTCAAGTTCTTGATGAAGAGGGAGTAGGCCAGTTAGTTATAACTGCGGTAAATAAGGGTAGAAGTGTTAAGAGTGATTTAAAAATGTCCATATGCGGTGAACATGGTGGAGAGGCAAAATCTATAGACTTTGTATATAGAAGTGGGCTAAATTTAGTCTCTTGTTCTCCATTTAGAGTTCCATTGGCAAGGTTAGCTGGTGCACAATCAGTAATTAGGAATAGAACTTAA
- a CDS encoding sigma-70 family RNA polymerase sigma factor, producing MDGDSEAKERLITSNLRFVVNVAKKYKNSGIPFEDLINEGNLGLMTAVDKFDPDKGYHFISYAVWWIRQSILKAVCEKSRSIRLPLNRANELVQIQKTQREISRVTGEQVDTKEVAAILGMDNIKVQELIEISQDLISLDSPSSDASDSGNLGDIIESTYKTPEEEALTNSLKESINSELSNLNDKEAMIINLRFGLNENKPLSLRAIGDQLGVTKERVRQIEKKALEKLRDSVNRESLEVFVA from the coding sequence TTGGATGGTGATTCAGAAGCTAAAGAGAGATTAATAACTTCTAATCTTAGGTTCGTTGTCAATGTTGCAAAAAAATATAAAAACAGTGGAATACCCTTTGAAGACTTGATAAATGAGGGGAATTTGGGTCTTATGACTGCAGTTGATAAGTTTGATCCAGACAAAGGGTATCATTTTATCTCCTACGCAGTATGGTGGATTAGACAGTCTATATTAAAAGCTGTATGTGAAAAATCAAGATCTATACGACTACCCCTTAATAGAGCTAACGAACTTGTTCAAATTCAGAAAACTCAAAGAGAGATTTCAAGGGTAACAGGAGAACAAGTTGATACTAAGGAAGTCGCAGCAATATTAGGTATGGATAATATTAAAGTACAAGAACTAATTGAAATATCCCAAGATTTAATATCACTAGACTCTCCAAGTTCAGATGCCTCTGATTCAGGTAACCTTGGTGATATTATTGAATCAACATATAAAACACCAGAAGAAGAGGCTTTAACTAACTCCCTTAAGGAGAGTATAAATAGTGAGCTTTCGAACTTAAATGATAAAGAAGCTATGATCATAAATTTAAGGTTTGGTCTAAATGAAAATAAACCCCTCTCTTTAAGGGCAATTGGAGATCAATTAGGTGTAACAAAAGAGAGAGTTAGGCAAATAGAAAAAAAAGCTTTAGAAAAACTAAGGGATTCTGTAAATAGGGAATCACTAGAGGTTTTTGTCGCTTAA
- a CDS encoding sigma-70 factor domain-containing protein, which yields MINNEENLLALYLDEINRIPLLTREEEDSIARKPWMVIQKLKRD from the coding sequence ATGATTAATAATGAAGAAAACTTACTAGCATTATATTTAGATGAGATAAATAGAATACCTTTATTAACAAGAGAAGAGGAGGACTCAATAGCTAGAAAGCCTTGGATGGTGATTCAGAAGCTAAAGAGAGATTAA
- a CDS encoding co-chaperone GroES: protein MKIKPLGDRVLIKIEEAETKTASGLFIPQTAQEKTQQGVVVTIGDDTETITVKAGDKVMYDKYAGTPVKIDSADHLIVQMSDIIAIIE from the coding sequence GTGAAAATTAAACCATTAGGTGATAGAGTATTAATTAAAATAGAAGAAGCAGAAACAAAAACAGCCTCTGGACTATTTATTCCACAAACAGCTCAGGAAAAGACTCAGCAGGGTGTTGTTGTAACTATTGGCGATGATACTGAGACAATAACAGTTAAAGCAGGTGATAAAGTTATGTATGATAAATATGCAGGTACACCTGTAAAGATTGATTCTGCTGATCATCTTATAGTGCAAATGTCAGATATTATTGCAATTATTGAGTAA
- the rplS gene encoding 50S ribosomal protein L19, with protein sequence MDIIKAVEAKQLKDNPENFKIGDTVKVHYRIVEGTTERVQVYEGIVIAKNNAGIRKTFTVRKISFNNVGVERVFPINSPRIEKVEVSRLGKVRRAKLYYLRERVGKKAKVKELIRKKVK encoded by the coding sequence ATGGATATCATAAAAGCAGTAGAAGCTAAACAGTTAAAAGATAATCCTGAAAACTTCAAAATTGGAGATACTGTAAAAGTTCACTATCGAATTGTTGAAGGTACTACAGAGAGAGTTCAGGTTTATGAAGGTATAGTAATTGCGAAAAACAATGCTGGTATTAGAAAAACATTTACTGTTAGAAAGATCTCTTTCAACAATGTAGGTGTAGAGAGAGTTTTTCCTATAAATTCTCCAAGAATTGAAAAAGTTGAAGTTTCTAGACTTGGAAAAGTTAGAAGAGCTAAACTTTACTACCTAAGAGAAAGAGTTGGTAAAAAAGCTAAGGTTAAAGAACTTATTAGAAAAAAGGTTAAGTAA
- the trmD gene encoding tRNA (guanosine(37)-N1)-methyltransferase TrmD, translating into MKFKILTLFPEIIEGFFSSSIMAKAVERGLIEYEILNIRDYALDKHKKCDDYPFGGGAGMVLKAEPLALALDSIKAKDKTVIFPTPSGVKYTQQLAEQFSKESEIVLVCGRYEGIDQRVIDEYVDHEVSIGDYVISSGEISSLVVIDSIYRLCDGVITKESLEEESFQGKYLEYPHYTRPAEFRGLKVPDVLLSGNHRVIEEWRCKKRYEKTLNNRPDLLKD; encoded by the coding sequence ATGAAATTCAAGATCTTAACACTATTCCCTGAGATCATAGAAGGATTCTTTAGTTCATCTATTATGGCTAAGGCCGTAGAGAGAGGACTAATAGAGTATGAGATTTTAAATATTCGTGATTATGCTTTAGATAAGCATAAAAAATGCGATGACTACCCCTTTGGTGGTGGTGCTGGAATGGTACTAAAGGCTGAGCCATTGGCTTTAGCTCTAGACTCCATAAAGGCAAAAGATAAAACTGTAATATTTCCTACTCCATCTGGAGTGAAATATACGCAGCAACTAGCTGAGCAGTTTTCTAAAGAGAGTGAGATAGTGCTTGTCTGTGGTCGTTACGAAGGTATAGACCAAAGAGTTATTGATGAGTATGTAGATCATGAGGTTTCTATAGGTGATTATGTTATATCATCTGGAGAGATTTCATCTTTAGTTGTAATTGACAGCATTTATAGACTTTGTGACGGTGTAATTACGAAGGAATCCTTAGAAGAGGAGAGCTTTCAAGGGAAATATCTAGAGTATCCCCATTACACTAGACCTGCTGAGTTTAGAGGCCTTAAAGTTCCTGATGTCTTATTATCAGGTAATCATAGGGTTATTGAAGAGTGGCGATGTAAAAAGCGTTACGAAAAAACATTAAATAACAGACCAGATCTTTTAAAAGATTAG
- the rimM gene encoding ribosome maturation factor RimM (Essential for efficient processing of 16S rRNA): MSQIIVGKIRTSHGVKGDLKVFSSSGDYDHYSNFETVVLKKGNRSKSFEVEAVKGSGASTLLKLKGIDSPEEGKLYAGYDILVDEGLKAPCYEGEYYQSDLIGCDLVYQGETLATVLDMVYGGPNDLLEVKKSDNDVVVLVPFRNEFVGDVDIINKKIELRVDWILD; this comes from the coding sequence ATGAGTCAGATAATTGTTGGTAAAATAAGAACTTCACATGGTGTAAAAGGTGATTTAAAAGTATTTAGTTCATCTGGAGACTATGATCACTACTCGAATTTTGAAACAGTAGTTTTAAAAAAAGGTAATAGATCAAAGAGTTTTGAAGTAGAAGCTGTTAAAGGCAGTGGAGCATCTACACTATTAAAATTAAAGGGTATTGATTCTCCTGAAGAGGGGAAATTATACGCTGGTTATGATATTTTAGTTGATGAAGGGTTAAAAGCACCTTGTTATGAGGGTGAGTATTACCAATCGGATTTAATTGGCTGTGACCTTGTGTATCAAGGGGAGACTTTAGCTACCGTTTTAGACATGGTCTACGGTGGCCCAAATGATCTTTTAGAGGTTAAAAAAAGTGATAACGATGTTGTTGTTTTAGTTCCCTTTAGAAATGAGTTTGTCGGTGATGTTGATATTATCAACAAAAAGATAGAGTTAAGAGTAGACTGGATTTTAGATTAG
- a CDS encoding KH domain-containing protein, which translates to MEKDLVEYIVKSLVDNPDSVELNEIEGDKSTILELKVADGDIGKVIGKHGRIARSIRTILNATNNSSHRRTVLEILD; encoded by the coding sequence ATGGAAAAAGATCTTGTTGAATACATTGTAAAATCACTTGTAGATAATCCGGATAGTGTAGAATTAAACGAGATAGAAGGTGATAAATCTACTATACTTGAGTTAAAAGTAGCTGATGGTGATATTGGAAAAGTAATAGGGAAGCATGGTAGAATAGCAAGATCAATTCGAACTATCCTAAATGCTACTAATAACAGTAGTCATAGACGAACTGTATTGGAAATTTTAGATTAA
- the rpsP gene encoding 30S ribosomal protein S16, with protein sequence MVKIRLKRLGAKKRPYYRIVIMDSRTPRDGRAIEEIGFYHPVEAEDKQIRVDQEKVDMWIKNGAQPTKTVKKLLNRAKAAK encoded by the coding sequence ATGGTTAAAATTCGATTAAAAAGATTAGGGGCTAAAAAAAGACCTTATTATAGAATTGTTATTATGGATTCTCGAACACCTAGAGATGGTCGAGCTATCGAAGAAATAGGTTTTTACCACCCAGTAGAAGCTGAAGATAAACAAATTAGAGTTGATCAGGAAAAAGTTGATATGTGGATCAAAAATGGTGCACAACCAACAAAAACTGTAAAAAAACTTCTTAATAGAGCTAAAGCAGCAAAGTAA
- the ffh gene encoding signal recognition particle protein: MLENIAQKFTDITKQLSGKGKITEKNIEDAVNEIKIALLEADVNLRVVRRFVNRTIEEAKGEKVLKAVDPGQQFTKIVYDKIVALLGDENQALNLNSPNKTTTILMLGLQGAGKTTASAKLAYKLKKEGRNPLLVAADLVRPAAIEQLKVLGSQIDVPVYFEEHKDAVKIVNNALDYGKKNQFNTIIIDTAGRLQLDQDMMNEIIAVKKAVNPDETMFVADAMTGQNAVEIAKSFDEQVGISSVMLTKFDSDTRGGAALSLKSSTGKPIKFIGIGEKIEDIEPFFPERVASRILGMGDVVSLVEKVQESVTQDEAEQMQKKMMSATFTLEDYLDQFKKLKKMGSMQSLVGMIPGMAGKINDEDIDEKGMKREEAIILSMTILERRNHRLIGPPRKKRIAKGSGTSVAEVSRLLKKFDKMRLMMKKVTKNKKYQAQLMQQFGGMM; encoded by the coding sequence GTGTTAGAAAATATAGCGCAAAAATTTACAGATATTACAAAACAACTTTCAGGTAAAGGAAAGATTACAGAAAAGAATATAGAAGATGCAGTAAACGAGATAAAAATTGCACTTTTAGAAGCGGATGTAAACCTTAGAGTTGTAAGAAGATTTGTTAATAGAACTATAGAAGAAGCAAAGGGTGAGAAGGTTTTAAAGGCCGTTGATCCAGGACAGCAGTTTACTAAAATAGTCTATGATAAGATTGTTGCCCTACTTGGTGATGAAAACCAGGCTCTTAATCTTAATAGCCCCAATAAAACAACTACTATATTAATGCTTGGACTTCAAGGAGCAGGTAAAACAACTGCATCAGCTAAGCTCGCATATAAATTGAAAAAAGAGGGCCGAAATCCACTATTAGTTGCTGCAGACTTGGTTAGACCAGCTGCAATAGAGCAATTAAAGGTTTTAGGTAGCCAAATTGATGTTCCTGTCTACTTTGAAGAGCATAAAGATGCAGTAAAAATAGTAAATAACGCTTTAGACTATGGAAAAAAGAATCAATTTAATACTATAATCATTGATACTGCTGGTCGACTTCAATTAGACCAAGATATGATGAATGAAATAATAGCTGTTAAAAAGGCTGTTAATCCAGATGAGACTATGTTTGTTGCTGATGCAATGACAGGTCAAAATGCCGTAGAGATAGCAAAAAGCTTTGATGAGCAAGTTGGTATCTCTAGTGTAATGTTAACGAAATTTGACTCCGATACCCGCGGCGGTGCTGCTCTTTCCCTCAAAAGCAGCACAGGGAAACCTATTAAATTTATAGGTATTGGAGAAAAAATTGAAGATATAGAGCCTTTTTTCCCAGAGCGGGTTGCCTCTCGAATTCTGGGTATGGGAGATGTTGTATCTCTTGTAGAAAAGGTGCAGGAGAGTGTTACCCAAGACGAAGCGGAACAGATGCAGAAAAAGATGATGAGTGCTACATTCACATTAGAGGATTATCTGGATCAGTTCAAAAAGCTTAAGAAGATGGGGTCAATGCAGTCTCTAGTTGGTATGATTCCAGGAATGGCCGGGAAGATTAACGATGAAGATATAGATGAAAAGGGCATGAAACGAGAAGAAGCAATAATTCTCTCAATGACAATTCTTGAAAGGAGAAACCATAGACTTATTGGTCCTCCTAGGAAAAAGAGAATTGCCAAAGGTAGCGGTACTAGCGTTGCCGAAGTATCTAGGCTTCTGAAAAAGTTCGATAAAATGCGACTTATGATGAAGAAAGTTACTAAAAATAAAAAATACCAAGCTCAGCTTATGCAACAGTTTGGCGGAATGATGTAA